From the Lolium rigidum isolate FL_2022 chromosome 2, APGP_CSIRO_Lrig_0.1, whole genome shotgun sequence genome, one window contains:
- the LOC124692254 gene encoding UDP-glucuronate 4-epimerase 1-like, producing MRALEDELFPSTPGKVKIERAGGAMNRQLHRCFASTSTMFLWALFLVAMTASYLSFQSFVDTSSKYFQASWGGLHWERQIRSSAAPRRPPGSSPNAGISVLVTGAAGFVGAHCSLALRKRGDGVVGIDNFNAYYDPSLKKARKSLLASHGVYLVDGDINDARLLAKLFDVVPFTHVLHLAAQAGVRYAMENPSSYVHSNVAGLVTLLEACKSADPQPALVWASSSSVYGLNDAVPFSETHRTDRPASLYAATKKAGEEITHSYNHIYGLSVTGLRFFTVYGPWGRPDMAYFSFTRNILQGKPITVYRGKDHVDLARDFTYIDDIVKGCLGSLDTAGRSTGSGGKKRGPAPYRIFNLGNTSPVTVPTLVAILEKHLRVKARKHVVEMPGNGDVPFTHANISLARHHLGYKPTTNLDAGLKKFVKWYLSYYGYTRGSSKNL from the coding sequence ATGCGGGCGCTGGAGGACGAGCTCTTCCCGTCGACCCCGGGCAAGGTGAAGATCGAGCGGGCCGGCGGCGCCATGAACCGGCAGCTGCACCGCTGCTTCGCGTCCACCAGCACCATGTTCCTCTGGGCGCTCTTCCTCGTCGCCATGACCGCCTCCTACCTCAGCTTCCAGTCCTTCGTCGACACCTCCTCCAAGTACTTCCAGGCCTCCTGGGGCGGCCTGCACTGGGAGCGCCAGATCCGTTCCTCCGCGGCGCCCCGCCGCCCGCCGGGCTCCTCCCCCAACGCCGGCATCTCCGTGCTCGTCACCGGCGCCGCCGGCTTCGTCGGGGCCCACTGCTCCCTCGCCCTCCGCAAGCGCGGCGACGGCGTGGTCGGCATCGACAACTTCAACGCCTACTACGACCCGTCCCTCAAGAAGGCCCGCAAGTCCCTCCTCGCCTCCCACGGCGTCTACCTCGTCGACGGCGACATCAACGACGCGCGCCTCCTCGCCAAGCTCTTCGACGTCGTCCCCTTCACCCACGTCCTCCACCTCGCGGCCCAGGCCGGCGTCCGCTACGCCATGGAGAACCCGTCCTCCTACGTGCACTCCAACGTGGCCGGCCTCGTCACCCTCCTCGAGGCCTGCAAGAGCGCCGACCCGCAGCCGGCGCTCGTctgggcgtcctcctcctccgtctaCGGCCTCAACGACGCCGTCCCCTTCTCCGAGACCCACCGCACCGACCGCCCCGCCTCGCTCTACGCCGCGACGAAGAAGGCCGGCGAGGAGATCACGCACTCGTACAACCACATCTACGGCCTCTCCGTCACCGGCCTGCGCTTCTTCACCGTCTACGGGCCCTGGGGCCGCCCCGACATGGCCTACTTCTCCTTCACCCGCAACATCCTGCAGGGGAAGCCCATCACCGTCTACCGCGGCAAGGACCACGTCGACCTCGCCCGCGACTTCacctacatcgacgacatcgtcaaGGGCTGCCTCGGCTCGCTCGACACCGCCGGCAGGAGCACGGGGTCCGGCGGCAAGAAGCGCGGCCCGGCCCCGTACCGGATCTTCAACCTCGGCAACACGTCGCCGGTCACCGTGCCCACGCTCGTCGCCATCCTCGAGAAGCACCTCCGCGTCAAGGCCAGGAAGCACGTCGTCGAGATGCCCGGGAACGGCGACGTGCCCTTCACCCACGCCAACATCTCCCTCGCCAGGCACCACCTCGGCTACAAGCCCACCACCAACCTCGACGCCGGCCTCAAGAAGTTCGTCAAGTGGTACCTCTCTTACTACGGCTACACCAGGGGATCATCCAAGAACTTGTGA